From the Lolium rigidum isolate FL_2022 chromosome 2, APGP_CSIRO_Lrig_0.1, whole genome shotgun sequence genome, one window contains:
- the LOC124689010 gene encoding putative clathrin assembly protein At5g35200, translated as MASGGTSIRRYVGAIKDSTTVGIAKVNSDYKRMDIAIVRATNHAESPAKEKYIRDIFGHLSAGRARADVAYCIRALARRLSKTRNWAVALKTLIVIHRALREVDPSFRDELISYGRSSGHMLHMSYFKDDSSSEAWDHSAWVRNYALFLEERLESYRVLKYDVEVDPLRTKDLDTTGLLEQLPALEQLLFRLLGCQPHGSSSYNTIIQHALSMVALESVRIHTAINDGILNLVDKFFEMQRDDAIRALDIFKRAINQAGQLSEFYEVCKTMHIGRGEKLLRIEQPPTSFLQTMEEYVREAPLASRNQAVLAIEYRKKPEDEEASTSPPPPVSTSVKEPEPEPVKEGAPRPELVKEVAPRQEPVDLLGMDEPIPEISDLDQKNALALAIVQPDIAPKASSENVTTSWELALVTAPSSNNSATTSSKMSGGLDLLTLDSLYNDAHRQAQQNASYDPWQQQPTPMSSAPMTMMQQQQPMHNPFYASAQQQQAYMQQQQQAFMLQQQHQYQQQYQQMMMMAGPSVHHQASSNPFAGSYMPAASNGTGMM; from the exons ATGGCCAGCGGCGGCACCAGCATCAGGAGGTATGTCGGCGCCATCAAggactccaccaccgtcggcatcGCAAAAGTAAACAGCGATTATAAG CGAATGGACATCGCCATTGTCAGGGCCACCAACCATGCCGAGAGTCCCGCAAAGGAGAAGTACATAAGAG ATATTTTTGGGCATCTTTCTGCTGGGAGGGCTCGCGCAGACGTGGCCTACTGCATCCGCGCCCTTGCTAGACGTCTTTCCAAGACACGCAACTGGGCG GTTGCACTGAAGACATTAATTGTCATACACCGTGCCCTTCGTGAGGTTGATCCATCTTTCCGTGACGAGCTCATAAGCTATGGAAGATCTAGTGGCCATATGCTTCATATGTCCTATTTCAAGGATGACTCTAGCTCTGAAG CTTGGGATCATTCTGCATGGGTGCGCAATTATGCTTTATTTTTAGAAGAGAGGCTTGAGTCTTACCGTGTACTGAAATATGACGTCGAAGTGGATCCATTG AGAACTAAAGATCTTGATACAACTGGTTTGCTTGAACAACTTCCAGCATTGGAGCAGCTTCTTTTTCGGCTACTCGGTTGCCAG CCACATGGGTCATCATCTTATAACACCATAATCCAACATGCCCTTTCAATG GTTGCTCTGGAGAGTGTTCGGATCCATACAGCTATCAATGATGGTATACTCAATCTGGTTGACAAG TTCTTTGAGATGCAAAGGGATGATGCTATTAGGGCCCTTGACATATTCAAAAGAGCAATCAATCAG GCAGGGCAACTTTCAGAATTTTATGAGGTGTGTAAAACCATGCATATTGGGCGTGGTGAGAAATTGTTAAGAATCGAACAG CCTCCTACATCATTCTTACAAACTATGGAAGAGTATGTGAGAGAAGCTCCCCTTGCTTCAAGAAATCAG GCTGTACTAGCAATAGAGTACAGAAAAAAAccagaagatgaagaagcatCAACTTCACCTCCTCCCCCAGTATCAACTTCAGTAAAAGAACCTGAACCAGAGCCGGTTAAAGAAGGCGCACCCAGACCTGAGCTGGTTAAAGAAGTCGCACCCAGACAAGAGCCGGTGGATTTGCTG GGAATGGATGAACCAATTCCTGAAATTTCTGACCTAGATCAAAAGAATGCCTTGGCCTTAGCAATTGTTCAACCAG ATATAGCACCTAAGGCTAGTTCAGAAAACGTCACCACTAGCTGGGAGTTGGCACTCGTCACCGCACCCAGTTCAAATAACAGTGCCACTACCTCAAGCAAAATG TCTGGTGGACTGGACTTGCTCACCCTCGACAGCCTATACAACGACGCGCACCGACAAGCGCAGCAGAATGCGAGCTACGACCCATGGCAACAACAACCGACACCCATGTCGTCGGCTCCCATGACcatgatgcagcagcagcagccgatgCACAACCCATTCTACGCATCGGCGCAGCAGCAGCAAGCCTACATGCAACAGCAACAGCAGGCCTTCATGCTCCAGCAGCAGCACCAGTACCAGCAGCAGTACCAACAAATGATGATGATGGCTGGGCCGTCTGTTCATCATCAAGCATCCTCCAACCCGTTCGCCGGTTCGTACATGCCGGCAGCCAGCAACGGAACTGGGATGATGTAG
- the LOC124689011 gene encoding vacuolar protein sorting-associated protein 55 homolog, with protein sequence MALSRSMRACLHTGRLAAVALLASGGIILHLLACILYNNWWPMLTVLMYLILTMPVILFLGADSPSMLSNESDGWVSFTKFLTGASVVGSIAIPSILKHAGIIGWGALTMELSSFGVFGLAILWYIHLNREDEYSSVF encoded by the exons ATGGCACTGTCACGCAGCATGAGGGCATGTTTGCACACCGGAAGACTCGCAGCCGTTGCATTGTTGGCCTCTGGTGGAATTATATTGCATCTTTTG gcATGCATCTTGTATAACAACTGGTGGCCAATGTTAACAG TTCTGATGTACCTCATCCTTACAATGCCAGTCATATTATTCCTGGGTGCCGATTCTCCATCGATGCTGTCGAATGAGAGTGATGG GTGGGTGAGCTTCACAAAGTTCCTGACAGGCGCATCGGTCGTGGGGAGCATCGCCATCCCGTCGATCCTGAAGCATGCTGGCATCATCGGGTGGGGCGCGCTGACAATGGAGCTGTCCTCTTTCGGGGTCTTCGGACTGGCCATCCTGTGGTACATCCACTTGAACAGGGAGGACGAGTACAGCAGCGTCTTCTGA